Sequence from the Gemmatimonadota bacterium genome:
TTTCGCCCATGACTGCCTGGCATCTCAAATACGTCGGTCGCCGCTGGACCCTCGTCGGCCTCGTGCTGGCGATGTTCCTCTCGGCGATCGAGGCCACCGTCGTGGCCACCGCCCTCCCGACCATCGTCCACGATCTTGGTGGTGACGCCCGCTACGGCTGGGTCAACATCGCCTATCTGCTGGCCAGCACGGTCGCGATTCCGCTCTACGGCAAGCTCGCCGACCGGCATGGTCGCGCGCCGCTGCTCTATATCGGCCTCCTCCTCTTTGCGCTCGGCTCGCTGGTGTCGGGCTTCGCCCCGACCTTCGATCTCCTCGTCCTCGGGCGGGTGATCCAGGGTGCCGGGGCCGGCGCGATCCAGCCGGTCACGATGACGATCGTCGGCGACCTCTGGGAGGTGCACGAGCGCGGCAAGGTGCAGGGGATCATCGGCGCGGTCTGGGGCACGTCCGGCGCGATCGGTCCGCTGCTCGGCTCGTTGCTCGCGACGACGGTCGGCTGGCGCTGGATCTTCTGGATCAACATTCCGTTCGCCCTCGCGGCGATCGGCATCGTGGCGCTCGCCTATCGCGAGCCGGCGCGGGTTCGCAGCACCGTCCCGCTCGATCGCCTCGGCGTGCTCTGCACCGCGGTCGGTGCGTTTGCACTGCTGCTCGCGATCGAGCAGGTGGCCACGCTCCCGATGGCGATTCTCTCGATGGCGGCCTTCGGTGCGCTGGTGTTTGTCGAGCAGCGCGCTGCCGATCCGGTGATTCCGGTCAACATTCTGCGGTCGCCGAGGCTGGGAACGGGGATCGCGTTGCTGGGGCTGTTGGGGGCGATGATGATGGTGGTGCTCACCTGGTTGCCGCTCCGTTTGATTGCTGGCGGCGGGTCGATCGCGGCGTCGGCGGCGCTCTCGCCCTTGCTGCTCGGGTGGCCGATCGCGGCGAGCCGCTCGCCCGCGCTGATGATGAAGCAGGGCCGCCGCGCGACCATCCGGCTCGGCGCGCTGCTGCTGGCAATTGGCGCGCTCGCGCTCGCGGGCTTCGTCTCGAGCAACGCGACGATCTGGGTGCTTGCCGCGATCATGTTCGTGATGGGCCTCGGCTTCGGCCTCCTCTCGACGACGACGGTGGTGGACGCGCAGTCGACGGTGGCGCACGGCCAGCGCGGTGTCGTCACCGCACTCGGCGCCTTCTCACGCTTCCTCGGCGGCGCGATCGGCGTCGCCGCCCTCGGCGCACTGCGCGGATTGCCGGGGCCGGTCGCCGGGCACGGGATGACGTGGGTGTTCGTCGGGCTGGCCGGGGTAGGGCTGGTGACGATGGCGGTGGCGATGGGGTATGCGCATGACATGCATGTCGAAGCGGGATGATCGATGATGGATGATGGATGATGGATGATGGATGATGGATCAGTGCGTCGTCATCCCGAGCGCAGCGAGGGACCTGCGTGGTCGCGAATGCACTGACACCTGGCCCATCTGCGGCTACGCAGATCCCTCGCTCTGCTCGGGATGACCACTGCCTGAATGAAGTGCGTGCACTTGTCACTGCAATCCGAAATTCCCTCTCGCCTCAGAGGACTGGATGATCACGGTCGAATGCCGACTGCCCTCCTGGGCCGCCCGATGACGATGCTCACCGTCCGCATTGGTTCGGCTGTGTTTGCCGCCGTGTTGGAGAGCGAACTCGCCCCACAGACGGTCGAGGCATTCCAGGCGCGCCTCCCATTTGCGGGGCAGCTCGTGCAGGCGCGCTGGAGTGGTGAGTCGGGTTGGGTCCCGCTCGGCGATTACGATCTGGGCGTCGGTGAAGAGAACGCCACCAGTCACCCCGCACCCGGGCAGGTGCTCTGGCATCCGCCCGGGCTGAGCGAGGCGGAGCTGCTGGTGCCCTACGGGAGCACGGTTTTCTCAAGCCGCGTCGGGCAGCTCGTGGGCAATCACTTTCTGACGATTCGCGACCCACAGGGTGAGCTCGCCGAGGTTGGACGCCGACTGATGTGGGAGGGGGCGCTGCCGATCTCGTTTGAGGTGACCGACCCCTAGTTCGGCCCTCGGTCGGCGATCCACCTCGCTGGTGGCAATCGGACCACGACTCGCGACACTCCGACGCGGGGCGCGTGTTCCGGCATGGCGCGCGTGGCGCCTCGCGCCGCTCGGGACGGTGATAGCTTTATCAAGATTTCCAGGAGGCATGCCGTGGCCGGTTCGGAAAAGGTGCAGGGCCCAGCGTCCTACTTCCCGTCCATCGAGAAGAAGTACGGCCATCCGGTCGCCCACTGGTTCGGCGTGCTGCAGCGCGCGGGCGACCTCAAGCACATGGAGTTGGTCGCGCTGCTCAAGTCGGAGCACGGACTCGGCCACGGCCACGCGAATGCGCTGGTCGCGTATCATCTGGCGAAGCGGTAGGGTTTGGCCGAGCTCCCGCACCCGTGGCGCCCCGCCTGACGCGGGGCGGGGGTAGCTTGGAGGATGCTCCGTCGCACGTCCGGTCAACGGCACAGCGTGCACCCACATCCCGACGCAGAGTCACCTCCCCCGTCCCCTGATGAGGCACCTGCATGTTCGGAAATCTCGGTGGTGCTGAGCTCCTGATCATCCTTGGGGTCTTCGCCGTCCCGGTGGCGGCGGGCTGGGCCCTCGTCAGGGCCTGGGACCGACGGGACACCGCCGCGCGCGATCTGCACCGGCTCAGCGCGGAGGTCGCGGCGCTGGCCGAGCAGAATTTCCTGCTGGCCGATGAGTTGGCCGACCTCGCCGCCGAGGCGAAGGCGTCGGCACGCCTCGCGGCCACGGATCGGCCGCCGCGCGCAGACGCCAGCCTGACCCATCCACCGACCGCATAGGAGGCTGACCGATGGGCGGACTCCTGTTGTTCATGATCCTGGGTGGTGCCGCGTACTATGCCGTGCGGATGCGCCGGAACAACGACACCCACGGTTCCCTCGCCGCACGCGTGAGTGAGCTCACCAGTCAGCTCGGTCAGCTGCGTGAGGCGCAGTGGAAGATGCGGACGGCGATTGACAGCCTGCGCGAAGAGCAGGACTTCAGGAATCAACTCACCACGCCGAGCGACAAGGAACAGTAGGGCGCCACGAGCCACGATCCCGGACATCGAGGGATCGTGATCACCCCGGAGGTTGTATCCTGCTGAGACAGATCGCGCTCGCCGGCGCACTCACCCTGCTCACCTCTTGCCGCGAGGCCGACCCTGCGTCGACGTCCGCCGCGGTCATCGACCTCGACCCGGTTCTCGACAGCGTCGTCGGCGTCGATCAGCCCGAGGTGGCCTACGAGACGGCACCCGGCGTGCTGCTGCTGCCGGAGCCACTGCTGCCGGGGTTGATCCGGCTCGATTTCGCGACCGGACGCCGCGACACGGTTGGTCGCGCCGGGGAAGGCCCGGGGGAGTACAGGGCACCGGGCTTCGTCTTCGCGTTGCCGGCGGGTCGGATCGGGGTCGTGGACGGCCCCGCCCGACGGGTCACGGTGTTGGCCCCCGCGCTGACCTTCGAGGAGCACCGTGCCATTCCCGCGGGGCTCTCGCCGTTCCTGCTGCGTGCCGACACGCTGGGCAATCAGCTCGGTGTCGGCCCAGGCGCCCCGCAAGCGGCGCCCGGTGATTCCGCGCCCGTCGTGCGCCTTCGTGCGGCGGCCACGACCGTCGACACCGTCGGCTTTGTGGAGCGGTTGCAGACGGCCCCGATCCAGATCGGTCAGATGGGGATGATGGCGCCGGCGGAGTACGCGCCGCGTGATCTCTGGGGCGTCGATCAGGACGGCACGGTGTGGATCGCGCGGGGATCGCGTCGAGCGTTGGAGTTCATCAGTCGCGAGGGCACGCGGACGACCTTCCCGATCCCGTTCGCGCCGATCCCCACGGTCGACGCCGATCGCGCCCTCTTCCGCGGCCTTCCCGCGCCCGAGGGGCTCGACCGCGCCGCGCGCGTGCTGGCACCGATCAAGGGTCCGTTCCAGGAAGTCCGAGCCGACCTGTCGGGACGCTACTTCCTCTGGCTGAATCAGCCGGCCGGTTACACCACGGAGCTCTATGCGGAGTTCGATCGCACCGGCACGCACCTGCGCACGATTGCCCTTCCGCAGTCGTGGAAGATCATCGCCGTCAGTGCCACCGCGATCTATGCCGCGCGCGAGTCGGAGAGCGGGGAATGGAACATCCGGCGCTATGGCAGGCCTCGGTGATGATGCCACCGTCCACTGGACGCAGGCTCGGACTCATGACCTGCTGCATCGTCGCACTCGTTGCCGCGGTCGTGCCGGCGGCGGCGCAGGGCGGCAATCGGAGTGGTCTCACGCTCGGTGCCGGGCTCTACACCTCGGCGCGGTCGCTGGGTACGCGGAATGGCGGCACCGCGCAGCTGTCGAACGCACCAGCGGTCACCGTGGGCTTCGACGCGTGGCCTCGGGCTGCCTCGGTCGGATTCAGGATCGTGGCGATGGCGAGTGTCACCGAAGGCTACCGCGTGGAGCCGACGGCGCGCTGCCAGCACGACTGCACACCGCGGGATCTGCAGGCTGGTCGTTTCTGGGCGGCGACCGCCAGTCTGGTTCGTGCCTTTGGTGGCGATGGTCTGGGCGTCGAGCTCGAACTCGGCGGCGGAGTCCGGCAGTACGCCTTCTCCGACCTCACCTGTGTGTGCGTGCCGATTCCCCCGAACTGGGACCCCGAGACGGTGCTGGTCTCGACGGCGTTCCACCGATCGCATACGGCGCCGCTGCTCCGGCTCGGCGCCGCGGTTCGGCTCCCTTGGCGGGCCCTGCCGGTCCGCGTGACCGCGGCCGATCATGTGAGCCGCGGTCCAACCGGGCAGGTGGCGCACGATCTGCTGTTCTCGGCCAACATGCTCTTTCCGGCCGTACGTCGGCCGTGAGCCGCACCATCACCCATCCCAACGAGGCCGCCTTCCCCAAGGGCGTCGGCGGCCCGGTCTTGCGTGCGCTCGCCAACGCGGGGATCCGCTCGATGGCGGAGCTGGCGAAGTGGGCCGAAGCGGACGTTGCGGCACTGCACGGCGTGGGACCGAAGGGGATGCGGCTGTTGGGAGAGGCCTGGCAGAGGGGCCACCAGCGATGATCAACGCGAAGTGGCACAAGGACCACGTCATGCCGATGGGCTCCACGCTGAGTCAGCGGGTCCAATGGCACGTGGCGCACGCGAAGGCGTGTGGCTGTCGCGAGATCCCGCCGACTGTGTTGAAGGAACTGGAGCGGCTCGGGAGGACGCCGCCGAAGCGGAAGGGGCACGACGGCTGAGCGCCAGCTCCACGACCATGCACTGCCACAGCTTCCCGCCGATCGCGCGCCCTGACGCGCGCCTCCTGATCCTCGGCTCCATGCCGGGGAAGGTCTCGCTGCGCGACCAGCAATACTACGCCCATCCCCAGAACGCCTTCTGGGCGATCATCGCCGACATCCTCGGCTTCGACGCCGCGAGTCCCTACACCGATCGCGTGACCGCGCTGCAGGATGGTCGGATCGCTCTCTGGGATGTGCTCAAGTCGTGTACCCGCGAGAGCAGCCTCGACGCCGACATCGATCCGTCGACGATTGTCCCCAACGACTTTGCAAAGTTCTTCGCAACGCATCCGGACATCCGCCGCGTCTGCTTCAACGGCGCCAAGGCGGCGACGCTCTTTGCCAGGCACGTCACCCCGACACTCCCCTCGACGCACGATCTCGAATTGCTGCGGCTCCCCTCGACCAGTCCCGCCAACGCCGGCGTGTCGCGCGCGGAGAAGTTGCGGGCGTGGCGGGTGATTGGGCATGTTGACTAGCCGCCCCACTCGGAGCCCCCATGTCCGGCCGCATTGAAGCCCTCTGGAGCAAGCGCGCGCATCGCGGGCCGATGGACCCGCGCGCCGACGCCACCCTGGTGCCGAACAAGGGGATGGCCGGGAGCGTCGGCCGCAGCACGCGCCGCCAGGTGACCATCCTCTCGCGCGAGGCGTGGGAGACCGCGACCACCGAGCTCGGCGCCACGGTCGACCCGTCGATGCGCCGCGCCAACATCCTCGTCTCCGGCCTCGACCTCCACGACACGCGCGGACGCACGCTCCGCATCGGCAGCTGCCGACTGATCATCGGCGGCGAGCTCACTCCCTGCGAACGGATGGAGGAGGCGTCGCCCGGTTTGCAGGCGGCGCTGACGCCGAGGTGGCGCGGTGGCGTCTTCGCGCAGGTGGAGGAGGGTGGGGAGGTGAGGGTGGGGGATGTGGTTCAATGGGAGCCCGGTGATCTGTCATCCCGAGCGTAGCGAGGGACCTACGTGAACATGAATGCACTTATGCCCACCCATTCGCAGCGACGCAGGTCCCTCGCTACGCTCGGGATGACACGCTCGGAAGCGACCGACGATAAATTCCCCCGCAACCCTCCAACCCTCCACCCCCCTGACCCGAGGCCCCCCATGAAGATCACCGTCGAAACCGTCGTGAACGCCCCCATCGATGAGGTCTGGCGCGCCTGGACGACGCCGGCCGACATCATCCAGTGGAATGCCGCGTCCGAGGACTGGCACACCACCGCGGCCACCGTCGATCTCCGCGCGGGCGGCGCGTTCTCGTCGCGAATGGAGGCGAAGGACGGCAGCATGGGGTTTGACTTCGCGGGGACGTACACCAGGGTGGAGCCGCATCGGCTGATCGAGGCGGCGTTCGGTGATCGAGTCATGCTGGTCGAGTTCGAGACGGAGAACCACGGCATCGTGGTGCGCGAGACCTTTGACGCCGAGACCACCCACCCCGAAGAGATGCAGCGGGCGGGGTGGCAGGCGATCCTCGACAACTTCAAACGGCACGTCGAACAGGGGCGGTGATGCCTACCGCGTGACCCGATTCACGTATTTCTCGATCCCGTCCAGCACGCGCTGCAGGCCGAAGTCGAAGGACTCCACCATCGTCCGACCGGGTGACTCCGCCGGCGCGGTAAGGATTGCCGCGAAGGCGGCGAAGCGCGGGTCGCCGATCGCCCGCCCGAGGTCTGCGCCGACCGCCGCCCCCCACTGCCGTTCGGAGATGCCGCGTGCCCTGGCGCGCGCCAGCGAGATCGAGGTGTCCGCGGCGCCGCGCGTGTAGCCGTCGATCACGCTGATCATCTGCCCGACATCCGCCGGCGTCATGGCCGTGCGTGACAGGGGCCGCGCGACCGCTTCCAGCCAGGCCATCCAGTTGGGGCCATGCGGCGCTGCGACGAATGGCAGCTCCGCCAACCAGGGTCGGCCACAGAGCATATCCCGCTTCGCGTGCGCCCACGCCGCCACCTCGGCGCGCCACCCGACACGGGGACCTTTGGGTGTCGGCGG
This genomic interval carries:
- a CDS encoding DUF3830 family protein codes for the protein MTMLTVRIGSAVFAAVLESELAPQTVEAFQARLPFAGQLVQARWSGESGWVPLGDYDLGVGEENATSHPAPGQVLWHPPGLSEAELLVPYGSTVFSSRVGQLVGNHFLTIRDPQGELAEVGRRLMWEGALPISFEVTDP
- a CDS encoding DNA-deoxyinosine glycosylase translates to MHCHSFPPIARPDARLLILGSMPGKVSLRDQQYYAHPQNAFWAIIADILGFDAASPYTDRVTALQDGRIALWDVLKSCTRESSLDADIDPSTIVPNDFAKFFATHPDIRRVCFNGAKAATLFARHVTPTLPSTHDLELLRLPSTSPANAGVSRAEKLRAWRVIGHVD
- a CDS encoding TetR/AcrR family transcriptional regulator C-terminal domain-containing protein, which codes for MARKAAASGSRRKQSGGAAPGIGRELTHDALMQAASAPDPELQRRSELLWEARSVPGRGPKPSITADDVVQAAIAIADADGLSAVTMQAVAQQLGVTAMALYRYFPSKDALIDALVDAGMGLPPTPKGPRVGWRAEVAAWAHAKRDMLCGRPWLAELPFVAAPHGPNWMAWLEAVARPLSRTAMTPADVGQMISVIDGYTRGAADTSISLARARARGISERQWGAAVGADLGRAIGDPRFAAFAAILTAPAESPGRTMVESFDFGLQRVLDGIEKYVNRVTR
- a CDS encoding DUF4287 domain-containing protein codes for the protein MAGSEKVQGPASYFPSIEKKYGHPVAHWFGVLQRAGDLKHMELVALLKSEHGLGHGHANALVAYHLAKR
- a CDS encoding MFS transporter — protein: MTAWHLKYVGRRWTLVGLVLAMFLSAIEATVVATALPTIVHDLGGDARYGWVNIAYLLASTVAIPLYGKLADRHGRAPLLYIGLLLFALGSLVSGFAPTFDLLVLGRVIQGAGAGAIQPVTMTIVGDLWEVHERGKVQGIIGAVWGTSGAIGPLLGSLLATTVGWRWIFWINIPFALAAIGIVALAYREPARVRSTVPLDRLGVLCTAVGAFALLLAIEQVATLPMAILSMAAFGALVFVEQRAADPVIPVNILRSPRLGTGIALLGLLGAMMMVVLTWLPLRLIAGGGSIAASAALSPLLLGWPIAASRSPALMMKQGRRATIRLGALLLAIGALALAGFVSSNATIWVLAAIMFVMGLGFGLLSTTTVVDAQSTVAHGQRGVVTALGAFSRFLGGAIGVAALGALRGLPGPVAGHGMTWVFVGLAGVGLVTMAVAMGYAHDMHVEAG
- a CDS encoding DNA-binding protein, with translation MSRTITHPNEAAFPKGVGGPVLRALANAGIRSMAELAKWAEADVAALHGVGPKGMRLLGEAWQRGHQR
- a CDS encoding SRPBCC family protein, with protein sequence MKITVETVVNAPIDEVWRAWTTPADIIQWNAASEDWHTTAATVDLRAGGAFSSRMEAKDGSMGFDFAGTYTRVEPHRLIEAAFGDRVMLVEFETENHGIVVRETFDAETTHPEEMQRAGWQAILDNFKRHVEQGR
- a CDS encoding MOSC domain-containing protein translates to MSGRIEALWSKRAHRGPMDPRADATLVPNKGMAGSVGRSTRRQVTILSREAWETATTELGATVDPSMRRANILVSGLDLHDTRGRTLRIGSCRLIIGGELTPCERMEEASPGLQAALTPRWRGGVFAQVEEGGEVRVGDVVQWEPGDLSSRA